The Phacochoerus africanus isolate WHEZ1 chromosome X, ROS_Pafr_v1, whole genome shotgun sequence genome has a segment encoding these proteins:
- the ARSL gene encoding arylsulfatase L isoform X2, giving the protein MLSFRSGLALTIGVLLGLKPSAYGDLSASRPNILLLMADDLGIGDLGCYGNHTIRTPNIDRLAADGVMLTQHLAAASLCTPSRAAFLTGRYPLRSGMVSSTGSRVLQWVAASGGLPPNETTFAKILKDKGYVTGLVGKWHLGLNCESSEDHCHHPLNHGFDLFYGMPFSMMGDCLPSDISEKRVILERQVNVCCHVVALAALTLALGKLTRLIPGSWTPVVCSALAAALLFLCSCVLSPLIAHADCFLMRNRTITEQPMRFHRTMALMLREVSSFLRRNKQGPFLLFVSFLHVHSPLITTEPFRGRSLHGQYGDNVEEMDWMVGQVLDVLDTEGVTNSTLVYFSSDHGGSLEAHFGNQQYGGWNGIYKGGKGMGGWEGGIRVPGIFRWPGVLPAGRVIQEPTSLMDVFPTVVQLGGGQVPQDRVIDGRDLLPLLLGTVQHSDHEFLMHYCERFLHAARWHQRDRGTVWKVHFVTPVFQPDGAGACYNRMVCPCFGDQVTHHEPPLLFDLSRDPSEAHPLTPDTEPLFHQVMERVTEAVRDHQQTLSPVPLQLDRLDNVWKPWLQPCCGQFPLCWCDREADPQ; this is encoded by the exons ATAAG GACGCCAAACATTGACCGCCTCGCCGCGGACGGCGTGATGCTCACCCAGCACCTCGCGGCGGCTTCACTGTGCACCCCGAGCAGAGCCGCTTTCCTCACGGGCAGATACCCACTCCGATCAG GTATGGTTTCCAGCACCGGCTCGCGTGTTCTGCAGTGGGTGGCAGCCTCCGGAGGCTTGCCACCAAATGAGACGACATTTGCAAAAATATTGAAGGACAAAGGCTACGTGACTGGACTTGTGG GCAAATGGCATCTGGGTCTCAACTGCGAATCGTCCGAGGACCACTGCCACCATCCCCTCAACCACGGCTTTGACCTTTTCTACGGGATGCCGTTTTCCATGATGGGCGACTGTCTGCCCTCGGACATCTCGGAGAAGCGGGTGATCCTGGAGCGCCAGGTCAACGTCTGCTGCCACGTCGTGGCCCTGGCCGCCCTCACGCTCGCCCTGGGGAAGCTGACCCGCCTGATACCCGGCTCCTGGACCCCGGTCGTCTGCTCAGCCCTCGCGGCCGCCTTGCTCTTCCTGTGCTCCTGTGTCCTGAGTCCCCTGATCGCGCACGCGGACTGCTTCCTGATGCGTAACCGCACCATCACGGAGCAGCCCATGCGCTTCCACCGAACCATGGCCCTCATGCTCAGAGAGGTCTCCTCCTTCCTCAGAAG AAACAAGCAAGGACCATTCCTCCTTTTCGTGTCCTTTCTGCACGTCCACAGCCCTCTTATCACCACGGAGCCCTTCCGAGGGAGGAGTCTCCACGGGCAGTACGGGGACAACGTGGAAGAGATGGACTGGATGGTGG GGCAGGTCCTGGATGTTCTGGACACAGAAGGTGTGACTAACAGTACCCTGGTTTACTTCTCGTCTGATCACGGGGGGTCCTTAGAGGCTCACTTTGGAAACCAGCAGTACGGTGGCTGGAACGGGATATACAAAG GTGGCAAAGGCATGGGCGGCTGGGAAGGCGGGATCCGCGTCCCCGGCATATTCCGGTGGCCCGGGGTGCTGCCGGCCGGCCGCGTGATCCAGGAGCCCACCAGCCTGATGGACGTCTTCCCCACCGTGGTCCAGCTGGGCGGCGGCCAGGTGCCCCAGGACAG GGTGATTGACGGCCGGGACCTGCTGCCTTTGCTCCTGGGGACCGTTCAGCACTCGGACCACGAGTTCCTGATGCATTACTGCGAGCGCTTTCTGCACGCAGCCCGGTGGCACCAGCGGGACC GAGGGACAGTGTGGAAAGTCCACTTTGTGACCCCAGTGTTCCAGCCAGACGGAGCAGGTGCCTGCTATAACAGAATGGTCTGCCCATGCTTCGGGGACCAGGTCACACACCATGAGCCCCCTCTGCTGTTTGACCTCTCAAGAGACCCTTCCGAGGCCCACCCCCTCACTCCAGACACGGAGCCGTTGTTCCATCAGGTCATGGAGAGGGTCACAGAGGCTGTGCGGGACCACCAGCAGACACTCAGCCCGGTCCCGCTGCAGCTGGACAGGCTGGACAATGTGTGGAAGCCGTGGCTCCAGCCCTGCTGTGGTCAGTTCCCCCTCTGCTGGTGCGATCGGGAGGCTGACCCCCAATAG
- the ARSL gene encoding arylsulfatase L isoform X3 translates to MSRLGSSWTPNIDRLAADGVMLTQHLAAASLCTPSRAAFLTGRYPLRSGMVSSTGSRVLQWVAASGGLPPNETTFAKILKDKGYVTGLVGKWHLGLNCESSEDHCHHPLNHGFDLFYGMPFSMMGDCLPSDISEKRVILERQVNVCCHVVALAALTLALGKLTRLIPGSWTPVVCSALAAALLFLCSCVLSPLIAHADCFLMRNRTITEQPMRFHRTMALMLREVSSFLRRNKQGPFLLFVSFLHVHSPLITTEPFRGRSLHGQYGDNVEEMDWMVGQVLDVLDTEGVTNSTLVYFSSDHGGSLEAHFGNQQYGGWNGIYKGGKGMGGWEGGIRVPGIFRWPGVLPAGRVIQEPTSLMDVFPTVVQLGGGQVPQDRVIDGRDLLPLLLGTVQHSDHEFLMHYCERFLHAARWHQRDRGTVWKVHFVTPVFQPDGAGACYNRMVCPCFGDQVTHHEPPLLFDLSRDPSEAHPLTPDTEPLFHQVMERVTEAVRDHQQTLSPVPLQLDRLDNVWKPWLQPCCGQFPLCWCDREADPQ, encoded by the exons GACGCCAAACATTGACCGCCTCGCCGCGGACGGCGTGATGCTCACCCAGCACCTCGCGGCGGCTTCACTGTGCACCCCGAGCAGAGCCGCTTTCCTCACGGGCAGATACCCACTCCGATCAG GTATGGTTTCCAGCACCGGCTCGCGTGTTCTGCAGTGGGTGGCAGCCTCCGGAGGCTTGCCACCAAATGAGACGACATTTGCAAAAATATTGAAGGACAAAGGCTACGTGACTGGACTTGTGG GCAAATGGCATCTGGGTCTCAACTGCGAATCGTCCGAGGACCACTGCCACCATCCCCTCAACCACGGCTTTGACCTTTTCTACGGGATGCCGTTTTCCATGATGGGCGACTGTCTGCCCTCGGACATCTCGGAGAAGCGGGTGATCCTGGAGCGCCAGGTCAACGTCTGCTGCCACGTCGTGGCCCTGGCCGCCCTCACGCTCGCCCTGGGGAAGCTGACCCGCCTGATACCCGGCTCCTGGACCCCGGTCGTCTGCTCAGCCCTCGCGGCCGCCTTGCTCTTCCTGTGCTCCTGTGTCCTGAGTCCCCTGATCGCGCACGCGGACTGCTTCCTGATGCGTAACCGCACCATCACGGAGCAGCCCATGCGCTTCCACCGAACCATGGCCCTCATGCTCAGAGAGGTCTCCTCCTTCCTCAGAAG AAACAAGCAAGGACCATTCCTCCTTTTCGTGTCCTTTCTGCACGTCCACAGCCCTCTTATCACCACGGAGCCCTTCCGAGGGAGGAGTCTCCACGGGCAGTACGGGGACAACGTGGAAGAGATGGACTGGATGGTGG GGCAGGTCCTGGATGTTCTGGACACAGAAGGTGTGACTAACAGTACCCTGGTTTACTTCTCGTCTGATCACGGGGGGTCCTTAGAGGCTCACTTTGGAAACCAGCAGTACGGTGGCTGGAACGGGATATACAAAG GTGGCAAAGGCATGGGCGGCTGGGAAGGCGGGATCCGCGTCCCCGGCATATTCCGGTGGCCCGGGGTGCTGCCGGCCGGCCGCGTGATCCAGGAGCCCACCAGCCTGATGGACGTCTTCCCCACCGTGGTCCAGCTGGGCGGCGGCCAGGTGCCCCAGGACAG GGTGATTGACGGCCGGGACCTGCTGCCTTTGCTCCTGGGGACCGTTCAGCACTCGGACCACGAGTTCCTGATGCATTACTGCGAGCGCTTTCTGCACGCAGCCCGGTGGCACCAGCGGGACC GAGGGACAGTGTGGAAAGTCCACTTTGTGACCCCAGTGTTCCAGCCAGACGGAGCAGGTGCCTGCTATAACAGAATGGTCTGCCCATGCTTCGGGGACCAGGTCACACACCATGAGCCCCCTCTGCTGTTTGACCTCTCAAGAGACCCTTCCGAGGCCCACCCCCTCACTCCAGACACGGAGCCGTTGTTCCATCAGGTCATGGAGAGGGTCACAGAGGCTGTGCGGGACCACCAGCAGACACTCAGCCCGGTCCCGCTGCAGCTGGACAGGCTGGACAATGTGTGGAAGCCGTGGCTCCAGCCCTGCTGTGGTCAGTTCCCCCTCTGCTGGTGCGATCGGGAGGCTGACCCCCAATAG
- the ARSL gene encoding arylsulfatase L isoform X1, translating to MSRLGSSWSGLALTIGVLLGLKPSAYGDLSASRPNILLLMADDLGIGDLGCYGNHTIRTPNIDRLAADGVMLTQHLAAASLCTPSRAAFLTGRYPLRSGMVSSTGSRVLQWVAASGGLPPNETTFAKILKDKGYVTGLVGKWHLGLNCESSEDHCHHPLNHGFDLFYGMPFSMMGDCLPSDISEKRVILERQVNVCCHVVALAALTLALGKLTRLIPGSWTPVVCSALAAALLFLCSCVLSPLIAHADCFLMRNRTITEQPMRFHRTMALMLREVSSFLRRNKQGPFLLFVSFLHVHSPLITTEPFRGRSLHGQYGDNVEEMDWMVGQVLDVLDTEGVTNSTLVYFSSDHGGSLEAHFGNQQYGGWNGIYKGGKGMGGWEGGIRVPGIFRWPGVLPAGRVIQEPTSLMDVFPTVVQLGGGQVPQDRVIDGRDLLPLLLGTVQHSDHEFLMHYCERFLHAARWHQRDRGTVWKVHFVTPVFQPDGAGACYNRMVCPCFGDQVTHHEPPLLFDLSRDPSEAHPLTPDTEPLFHQVMERVTEAVRDHQQTLSPVPLQLDRLDNVWKPWLQPCCGQFPLCWCDREADPQ from the exons ATAAG GACGCCAAACATTGACCGCCTCGCCGCGGACGGCGTGATGCTCACCCAGCACCTCGCGGCGGCTTCACTGTGCACCCCGAGCAGAGCCGCTTTCCTCACGGGCAGATACCCACTCCGATCAG GTATGGTTTCCAGCACCGGCTCGCGTGTTCTGCAGTGGGTGGCAGCCTCCGGAGGCTTGCCACCAAATGAGACGACATTTGCAAAAATATTGAAGGACAAAGGCTACGTGACTGGACTTGTGG GCAAATGGCATCTGGGTCTCAACTGCGAATCGTCCGAGGACCACTGCCACCATCCCCTCAACCACGGCTTTGACCTTTTCTACGGGATGCCGTTTTCCATGATGGGCGACTGTCTGCCCTCGGACATCTCGGAGAAGCGGGTGATCCTGGAGCGCCAGGTCAACGTCTGCTGCCACGTCGTGGCCCTGGCCGCCCTCACGCTCGCCCTGGGGAAGCTGACCCGCCTGATACCCGGCTCCTGGACCCCGGTCGTCTGCTCAGCCCTCGCGGCCGCCTTGCTCTTCCTGTGCTCCTGTGTCCTGAGTCCCCTGATCGCGCACGCGGACTGCTTCCTGATGCGTAACCGCACCATCACGGAGCAGCCCATGCGCTTCCACCGAACCATGGCCCTCATGCTCAGAGAGGTCTCCTCCTTCCTCAGAAG AAACAAGCAAGGACCATTCCTCCTTTTCGTGTCCTTTCTGCACGTCCACAGCCCTCTTATCACCACGGAGCCCTTCCGAGGGAGGAGTCTCCACGGGCAGTACGGGGACAACGTGGAAGAGATGGACTGGATGGTGG GGCAGGTCCTGGATGTTCTGGACACAGAAGGTGTGACTAACAGTACCCTGGTTTACTTCTCGTCTGATCACGGGGGGTCCTTAGAGGCTCACTTTGGAAACCAGCAGTACGGTGGCTGGAACGGGATATACAAAG GTGGCAAAGGCATGGGCGGCTGGGAAGGCGGGATCCGCGTCCCCGGCATATTCCGGTGGCCCGGGGTGCTGCCGGCCGGCCGCGTGATCCAGGAGCCCACCAGCCTGATGGACGTCTTCCCCACCGTGGTCCAGCTGGGCGGCGGCCAGGTGCCCCAGGACAG GGTGATTGACGGCCGGGACCTGCTGCCTTTGCTCCTGGGGACCGTTCAGCACTCGGACCACGAGTTCCTGATGCATTACTGCGAGCGCTTTCTGCACGCAGCCCGGTGGCACCAGCGGGACC GAGGGACAGTGTGGAAAGTCCACTTTGTGACCCCAGTGTTCCAGCCAGACGGAGCAGGTGCCTGCTATAACAGAATGGTCTGCCCATGCTTCGGGGACCAGGTCACACACCATGAGCCCCCTCTGCTGTTTGACCTCTCAAGAGACCCTTCCGAGGCCCACCCCCTCACTCCAGACACGGAGCCGTTGTTCCATCAGGTCATGGAGAGGGTCACAGAGGCTGTGCGGGACCACCAGCAGACACTCAGCCCGGTCCCGCTGCAGCTGGACAGGCTGGACAATGTGTGGAAGCCGTGGCTCCAGCCCTGCTGTGGTCAGTTCCCCCTCTGCTGGTGCGATCGGGAGGCTGACCCCCAATAG